The nucleotide window CCATAGATTGAGTGGTTGCCCGATTTCGACGGGCAGACCAAATCACCACAGTACTGCTGTAATGCTGTGCAATCCAAACAAGAGGTGCGTCGTCATGAAGATCAGAACCAAGCTGGTTATCGCCTTTCTGGTGGTAAACTTCCTCACTCTGCTGGTCGGTCTGTTTTCGATCCAGAAGATTTCCCAACTGCTGACAATCTCCACGGATATTGCATCCGCCCAGGTGCCGACCATCAGCGCCATCAAGGAGATAGACTCGCTGGTTGGCGGCTATCGGCGGTCGGAACTGTTGATGGTTTTGGCAAAAGAGCAGCAGGATATCGACAAATACGTCAAACGGGCCGATGAAGCGGCCGGGAAGCTGAAGACCAAGATGGCCGGCTACGAAAAACTGATCGACAGCGAGGAGGAACGCACCGCATTCGAGGTGTTCAAGAAGGAACTGGCGGAGTGGCAGGCCGTGCACCCGAAGATAGTGGCATTGGCTCTCCAGGGCCAGGATGGTGAAGCAACGTCATTGATCCTGGGTGATTCCAGCCGCCACTTCAATGCCGCCATCAAAAGCCTCGACGACAGCCTCAACGCCAACATCAAGCAGATCGGCACGGAAAGCAGCGAGAGCCTCCGGATCAATTCATCCGCCCGCCTGTGGATCGTGATCGCCCTGATCGTGACGATCATCCTCGGACTGGTAATCGCCCTGTCGACGGCCCGCAAGATCAGCACGCCGATTGCGGATCTGGCCCACCAGGCACGGCAGGTGGCGGACGGCAATCTGGCGGTGACGATCGAACAGAGCTCCAACGACGAGGTCGGCAGCCTGGCTGCATCGTTCGGACAGATGATCGGCAACCTGCGGGACATCATCGCCAATGTCGCCGCGACCTCCGGCCAGGTGGCCAGCGCTGCCAACCAGCTGAACAGCACTGCCGAACAGATCGCCACCGGGGCGGAACAGGTGGTGGGACAGACCAGCACCGTGGCAACTGCCACGGAAGAGATGGCCGCCACCTCGGGCGATATTGCCCGCAACTGTTCCATGGCCGCCCACAGTGCCCAGCAGGCCAATGTCTCCGCACTGGCAGGCTCATCGGTAATCCGCGGCACCGTGGAAGGCATGAATCGCATCGCCACCCAGGTGAAGGGCACGGCTGCATCGGTCGAGGGACTGGGGGCCCGTTCGGACCAGATCGGCGCCATTGTCGGCACCATCGAGGATATTGCCGACCAGACCAACCTGCTGGCGCTGAATGCGGCTATCGAGGCTGCCCGGGCAGGTGAACAGGGACGGGGCTTCGCCGTTGTGGCCGATGAGGTCCGGGCGCTGGCCGAGCGGACCACACGGGCCACGCGGGAAATCGGAGAAATGATCAAGGCCATTCAGCAGGAAACTAGAAGTGCGGTGGCCGCCATGAACGAGGGGGTCAGGGAGGTGGTGCGCGGCACCGAAGAAGCGTCCCAATCGGATGAAGCGCTGCAGTCGATCCTGGACCAGATCGCCACCGTGAACATGCAGGTGAATCAGATTGCCACAGCCGCCGAGGAACAGACGGCAACGACAAACCAGATCAGCAGCAATGTCCTGCAGATCACGGAGGTTGTCACCCACACCGCCGCAGGCGCCCAGGAATCGGCGGCGGCATCGGCGCAGCTGGCATCGCTGGCCGGAAACCTCCAATCCCTGATCAGCAGATTCAGACTGTAAACCGGGTGGGGCAGCTATCGCCCGAACAGGGAATACGCTGCCCCGCCCGTTTGAGACAGCCTGGCTGCCTCGCACAGGACACTGCAAGAACTGCTGCTGCCAGGCGGCGCAACCAATTGCTTCCCGCAGTGCGCGTCGCGGATTCAGAAATATGCACCGGACCGGCTCTTTCTACCTGAGGAGGTGGATATGATGAAAACACAAGACAGTGGCGCCTATATCGCCAATCTGATGCGCATCGACAAGACCACCCTGCCTGCCGACGGCGGCGAACGTTTCAACCGCCTGATCTTCGCCCGCAGTCCCTATCTGCTGCAGCATGCCGAAAATCCGGTGGACTGGTACGAATGGGGCCAGGAGGCATTCGACAAGGCCCGTACCGAAAACCTGCCGATCCTGCTGTCCATCGGCTATGCCACCTGCCACTGGTGCCATGTCATGGCCCACGAATCCTTCGAGGATGCCGAGGTCGCCGCACTGCTCAACGGCCGCTATGTCTGCATCAAGGTCGACCGCGAGGAACGCCCCGATGTCGACGACTTCTATATGACCGTTTCGCAGGTGCTGACCGGCAGTGGCGGCTGGCCTCTCAACATCTTTCTGACACCGGACCGGCGCCCGTTCTTTGCCATGACCTATCTGCCCAAGCTTGGGCGCAGCGGCACCGGCGGACTGATGGAACTTCTGGCGAATATATCGATTCTCTGGGAACAACAGCCCGACAGAATCGAGAAAAACTGCCGCGGGATCATGGAAGCCCTGGGACAGCTTTCACAGCAACCGGCCCAGGAAACCATCGAAATAACGGAAACCGTGGAACTGGCCTTTGAACAGCTGTCGCGAAGCTACGACCGCGACTATGGCGGTTTCGGCACTGCTCCCAAATTCCCGATGGCCGTCAATCTCGACTGGCTCATCGCACAGGGCACCGAGGGGAACAAGGAAGCACTGAAAATGGCGCTGCATACGCTGCGCAGCATACGCCAGGGGGGCATCTGGGATCAGCTCGACGGCGGTCTGCACCGCTATTCCGTCGATCAGGAGTGGCTCGTGCCGCACTTCGAGAAGATGCTGTACGACCAGGCCCAGATTGCCATGTCAGCCATCAGTGCCTACCAGGCCAGCCGCGACCCGTTCTTCAGGGAGATGGCGGACACGATCTTCGGATTTGTGGCCCGGGAGATGACATCCCCGGAAGGGGGCTTTTATTCGGCCCTGGACGCCGATAGCGAAGGAATGGAAGGGAAGTTCTACCTGTGGGACAAATCCGACGTGGACCGGATTCTGGGGGCTGACGCGGACCTGTTCTGTTCCTATTTCGACATCACCGCGGAGGGCAACTTCGAGGGGCGCTCCATACCGAACATTCCGGTCCCCCTGGAGGAATTCTGCCGCCAGGAAGACCGGAGCATGGCTGCAACGGAGCGCGCACTGGAGCGGTGCCGGACGACCCTGCTGGAACAGCGGGAGGGTCGCATCCGGCCGTTGCGGGACGAAAAGATCATTACCGCCTGGAACGGCCTGATGATCGCGGCCCTGGCCAGGGGGGGCGTGGTCCTCGACACTCCCGCCTATACCGAGCGCGCCGCCCGCGCCGCGGACTTCATCCAGCAGCGCCTGCAACGGCCCGACGGCAGGCTGCTGCGCAGTTACCTGAACGGGCCCGCAGATATCCCCGCCTTTCTGGAAGACTATGCCTTCCTGTGCCACGGGCTGATCGAGCTATTCGAAGCGACGCTGGACAATGCCTGGCTGGACCGTGCGCTGGGACTGGCCGACCAGATGGCGCGGCTGTTCTATGATCCTTCGGCACAAACATTCTCCAAGACCGGCCATGATGCAGAACAGATGCCGGTGCGTGCCTCCCTGGAGCATGACGGCGTCATGCCGTCCGCCTATTCCCTGGCTGCCGGCTGCCTGGTACGCCTGGGGCACGCAGCCGAACGTCCCGACCTGCACGACCTGGCTCACGTGCTGCTGGCCGGCACCCTTTCCGAAGCCGGTCGGCAGCCTGCGGTACATCTGGGGACCCTGGCAGCCTACCTGAGGCTGGAAAGCGAGCCGGTCATCGTACGACTGCAGGGGCGCCGCGATTCTCCGCAGGTGCGGGAGCTGCTGCGCACGACCAAGAGCAGCAGCGTGCCCCACCTGGTCATCCAGTTCTCCGAAGACGACCACCAGGGGCGAGCCTCTGTCTGCGCCCATGGCGCCTGCCATGCGCCTACCTCCGATTGCGGTACCCTTGAAAGACTGCTGGCGTCCTGAATGAATCGACCGTGCCGGAATCGGCTCCATCCTCGCCGATCCGTTCCGCTTGCGGGATTGCATTTGTGCGATAAACTATCGACAGGCATGCAGTCTGATCACTTCTCCAAAGGAGCACACATATGGCAAGGGAACCGTGGGTCGATGAGGATATCTGCATCAGTTGCGGGCTCTGCATCAGCAATCTTCCGGACGTCTTCAGATTTGCCGACAACGGCAAGGCCGAGTGTTTTGATCCGGAAGGAGCCTCGGAAGACGAGATTCAGAGCGAAGCGATCGACATCTGCCCGGTTTCGTGCATTCAGTGGAAAGACTGAAGGCTGGTTTTCCCCCTTTGCCCTTCCCATACCGCGCTACACCACCTTGAGATCAGGAGGTAAGGCAAATGAAAAAACCGTTTATCGCCATTCTTGCAGTATGCACGTTGTTCGCAGCGGCTCCGCTCATGGCAGATGAGGTGCCGGCCTCGCAAATGGGAGGAGCGCCGGGTTCGCAGGTCCAGACACCCGAATCGCAACCGGAGGGAGCGCCGGGGTCCCAGGTACAGTCACCCGAGCAGAAGGATGAATGCCTGCTTTACTCCAAGAGATGCCTGCAGACCGCAGAATCGCTGCAGCAAAAGATGAGGAGGCTGGACACCGAGATCAAGAAGGGCACCAAAGTCTACACGCCCGAGGAACTCAAACGACTGCAGGATAAATTGAAAGATCTGAACGACCTCATGGACAGAATGCTCGACAATCCGTAACTCGCCTGCCTCGGTATTCTGCCTGACATACTCCCCGCATGGTCTGAGACAAAAGCTTCTCGCCTGCAAAAAAGGGTGATCCTCCGGGATCGCCTTTTTTTTGCGCTCGCAGTACCGGTGATCGAAGATGATTGCAAATGTGGCTGCCAGTCATTAAGATACCTGCGCCTTGTGCCTACTCTGCTGCACGGATGTGCGGCGCAGGGCTCTCGCACGTACGCCATGGCAGCCCGGGCTGCGGCTGCCTCCCGGATCCAACGACAACCGTTAGAGGAAAAAACATGAAAACGATAGCAACGCTTGCAACTGTTGTCATGCTGCTGATCGCCATCCCGCAGGACTCGTCGGCCGGCAACCCGGTTTCCCTCGCCGACGGGGAATATGGATTTCTCACGGGCTACGGCATCTCGCACATCGGATTCGGCGCCACACAGCACCAGGTGCAGACCTGGGATGCGATCGCGCGGGCAGGTTTTTTCATGTCCGGGGAACTGGGGCAGGGGCACTGGTATCAGGGGCGGCACGAGACGGTTTTCGAACTGCCGTACCACATGGCAGTCGATCATGGGGGACGATCGATGGTAGGGTTCTACGTGTTGGGGCACTGGCGGTTCACCGGCCTGGAAAGCATGGCACCCTATGTGTTCGCCGGAGGAGGGCCGGTGTATGTCGACCTGGGGCTGCCGACCATGGGGACAAAGCTCTGTTTCAGCTATCAGGGGGGCACCGGGCTGCAGTATTTCCTCGATAGTTCAAAGGCACTGGACCTGCAGTACCGTTACCACCATATCTCCAACGCCGGCACCGCCGAACCGAACGAGCCGCTCAACTCCAGCAAAATCCTGATGGGAATTTCGGTGTTCTACTGAAATCCGCTCCCCGTTTTTCAACAACCTTCTAGGGAACTTTGATTTCGGACAGGGGCACTACCTTCATGCCCTCCAGCCGCGGCAGGAGCACCGAATCTTCGAGGGGCATATTGACCTCGGGCTCGTCGAGCACCAGCCGGAAGCGATCTTCGCGGGTGTTGCGCATCTCAACGACGGTGGCCACCGGCACACCGTTGAAAACCTTGTATTTTTCGTAATATACCTGGTCTCCGTCAGGCGAGACCTTGGAGGTCACCAGGCCGTTCTCGAAGGTGACCTTTTCCACAAAACCGAGCTTTCCGACCCGTTCCACCGTGCCGTTCAACTGCCGGTCAACAGGCGCATCCACCTCCATCACCCAGCGCATCAGGCGCCACCCCTGCAGCCCCCCCTGAGCGGGCAATTCGTCAAAATTTCCCACATAAGCCGTCATCTGGGAAGGATAGACCAACGTAATTTTGTTTCCCAGGCTGAAGGCCTCCATCAGGGTCGTGCCAAAGGGGGACAGCACCACCAGGTGGAGCTGGTCGGGCTTGCGGAAAACAAGGTACCCATGGCCGGACATGCCGCGCTCGGAGGACTGGATCGACAGGGACACCGATGATGAGAGCGTGTCCACCGTCGCGCCCGGCTGAAAATCGAGCAGCACCAGCGGCGTCGTGGCGCAGGCGGCGGTCAGAAGCACCGTTGTCAGCAACAGGAGTTTAAGTATGAGAGTTTTCATGGGAGTATGATGTTCTCCTGAGTCCTGAGATCACAACTACCGGAGCTCCTGAAAGGCGCCGGCTCCAGTGGTGGCGATCCGGAGGTCGGACTCTAATCCAGCTTGAAGTCTTTTTCGGTCAGGCCGGTGTTCCGGCGCATATTGCGAAAGGTCATCACCGCCCGGTCGCCGTTCTGTTCGACAATCACGAGCCGCTTCACCGTGCCGTCCTCCTGAAAGGATATCACCAATTCCCTGACTTGCCCCTTGCCCTGGGGCAGAATCGTGACGGTATAGGTCTGTCCGGTCCGGTCGGCCTGCACCGCTATCCCCTCCGGCACCGTAGTGACCGGAGTGGCGATTTTATCGAACCAGCGCTTGAGTCCCTGTTCCGGCGGCAGGACGATCCGGTTCCGGTCACCGTCGTTGCCCATGACCTGTTCTATCACGGTATCACGCAGCACAATGCGGCTGGCATAGGGGGCCGCGATCTGAAGATAGAACAGATCCGGCTTGCGGAAACGCACGCTGCCGGTCATGGTGATGGTGCGCTTCATCATCGACAGCCGTTTTTCCTGGGTCATCTCGGCGGAAAAATCGTTGGTGCCGGCAAAGGCCTTGCGCAGAGCCTCCAGCCCTTCAACCGGAGTGATCTGGCGGGCGTGGCCCGTCAATGGACACAACAGCATGATAATGATCAGAATCAGACGACGCATGTTACAGCCTCCCGATACCAAGTGTCATTCGGGCCTGAGCGAGGATGTTCCCCCCACAGGTGACCTCCCCTTCGATCAGGGCCAGCCTTCCGAACGATTTGACGACGCGGGCCGCAATCGTCAGTGTATCCCCTGCCAGAACCTGCCCACCGAACTCGGCATGGTCAACGGTCGCCAGGAATCCCCCCTCCCCCTGCTCTTGGGCCGCCAGGATGCCCCCCAGTTGCGCGATCGACTCGATCAGGTAGACCTGCGGAAATGCTTCGGGTGCATCGGTAACGCGGCGTTCGGCCCGGGCACTGACTCCCGGCTCAAGGGCCAGCAGCCGGTCAAGCATCAGGAAGGGATAGCGATGCGGCAGATATGCGGCAGGATCGGGGTTAAACAGGGCTGCCTCCCAGAATATCAATGGAGAAGCAGGGGCCTTCCGGTGAAGTAGCCATGTGCAGACCGCGGGCGCCTGCCGGCAGAGAAGCGATCAGCGTTGCCAGGGCCGTGCCCCCCATGGCCAGCGACCTGCCGATGGCGCGCCCCACATCCATGGTCGGGATACCGCCGACGGCGGCCATGACGCCCGGCATATCCGCGGCATTGCCGGAAAGCGAAACCAGCGAGCAATTCCTTTCAGGCCCGCACAGCAGCTCAAGCCCTTCCTGCTCATGCCCCGGTATCAGCATTCCGATGGTCCGCAGGTGGTCCACTGCTGCGCGTATGACCGCACCGCGCCGCCGGGCATGGTCGGCGCTTTCCAGCACGATCATTCCGCAGCCCTCGCCGAACGGCGCCGATGTTCCTCTTACTTGCCCCAGGGCGGCAAATCCTCTGACCAGAATCGGAATCAGCTCATCGGCCCCTCCGGTCAGCATGACATCGGCCCGCCCCTCCTCGATGTGACGGCAGGCCAGGAGAAAGGCAGATTCAGCCGAGCAGAAGCGCTGCACAACCGTGACGTTGGGACCGGTGAAGCCGTGTTCGATGGAAGCATTGCTGGCCGGGGCGTTGGGAACGGTATTGGGGAACAGCATCGGCATCAGCCCTTCCACCCCTCCGGTA belongs to Geobacter sp. SVR and includes:
- a CDS encoding acyloxyacyl hydrolase; protein product: MKTIATLATVVMLLIAIPQDSSAGNPVSLADGEYGFLTGYGISHIGFGATQHQVQTWDAIARAGFFMSGELGQGHWYQGRHETVFELPYHMAVDHGGRSMVGFYVLGHWRFTGLESMAPYVFAGGGPVYVDLGLPTMGTKLCFSYQGGTGLQYFLDSSKALDLQYRYHHISNAGTAEPNEPLNSSKILMGISVFY
- a CDS encoding outer membrane lipoprotein carrier protein LolA is translated as MRRLILIIIMLLCPLTGHARQITPVEGLEALRKAFAGTNDFSAEMTQEKRLSMMKRTITMTGSVRFRKPDLFYLQIAAPYASRIVLRDTVIEQVMGNDGDRNRIVLPPEQGLKRWFDKIATPVTTVPEGIAVQADRTGQTYTVTILPQGKGQVRELVISFQEDGTVKRLVIVEQNGDRAVMTFRNMRRNTGLTEKDFKLD
- a CDS encoding ferredoxin; translated protein: MAREPWVDEDICISCGLCISNLPDVFRFADNGKAECFDPEGASEDEIQSEAIDICPVSCIQWKD
- a CDS encoding thioredoxin domain-containing protein, translated to MMKTQDSGAYIANLMRIDKTTLPADGGERFNRLIFARSPYLLQHAENPVDWYEWGQEAFDKARTENLPILLSIGYATCHWCHVMAHESFEDAEVAALLNGRYVCIKVDREERPDVDDFYMTVSQVLTGSGGWPLNIFLTPDRRPFFAMTYLPKLGRSGTGGLMELLANISILWEQQPDRIEKNCRGIMEALGQLSQQPAQETIEITETVELAFEQLSRSYDRDYGGFGTAPKFPMAVNLDWLIAQGTEGNKEALKMALHTLRSIRQGGIWDQLDGGLHRYSVDQEWLVPHFEKMLYDQAQIAMSAISAYQASRDPFFREMADTIFGFVAREMTSPEGGFYSALDADSEGMEGKFYLWDKSDVDRILGADADLFCSYFDITAEGNFEGRSIPNIPVPLEEFCRQEDRSMAATERALERCRTTLLEQREGRIRPLRDEKIITAWNGLMIAALARGGVVLDTPAYTERAARAADFIQQRLQRPDGRLLRSYLNGPADIPAFLEDYAFLCHGLIELFEATLDNAWLDRALGLADQMARLFYDPSAQTFSKTGHDAEQMPVRASLEHDGVMPSAYSLAAGCLVRLGHAAERPDLHDLAHVLLAGTLSEAGRQPAVHLGTLAAYLRLESEPVIVRLQGRRDSPQVRELLRTTKSSSVPHLVIQFSEDDHQGRASVCAHGACHAPTSDCGTLERLLAS
- a CDS encoding 3-hydroxyacyl-ACP dehydratase FabZ family protein; protein product: MIFWEAALFNPDPAAYLPHRYPFLMLDRLLALEPGVSARAERRVTDAPEAFPQVYLIESIAQLGGILAAQEQGEGGFLATVDHAEFGGQVLAGDTLTIAARVVKSFGRLALIEGEVTCGGNILAQARMTLGIGRL
- a CDS encoding methyl-accepting chemotaxis protein produces the protein MKIRTKLVIAFLVVNFLTLLVGLFSIQKISQLLTISTDIASAQVPTISAIKEIDSLVGGYRRSELLMVLAKEQQDIDKYVKRADEAAGKLKTKMAGYEKLIDSEEERTAFEVFKKELAEWQAVHPKIVALALQGQDGEATSLILGDSSRHFNAAIKSLDDSLNANIKQIGTESSESLRINSSARLWIVIALIVTIILGLVIALSTARKISTPIADLAHQARQVADGNLAVTIEQSSNDEVGSLAASFGQMIGNLRDIIANVAATSGQVASAANQLNSTAEQIATGAEQVVGQTSTVATATEEMAATSGDIARNCSMAAHSAQQANVSALAGSSVIRGTVEGMNRIATQVKGTAASVEGLGARSDQIGAIVGTIEDIADQTNLLALNAAIEAARAGEQGRGFAVVADEVRALAERTTRATREIGEMIKAIQQETRSAVAAMNEGVREVVRGTEEASQSDEALQSILDQIATVNMQVNQIATAAEEQTATTNQISSNVLQITEVVTHTAAGAQESAAASAQLASLAGNLQSLISRFRL
- a CDS encoding beta-ketoacyl synthase N-terminal-like domain-containing protein, with the translated sequence MNIPISDIVITGSAVISAAGIGTAAIQELVRTGGNALTPMPAEVLGRKGLAWGKTTTFKVSDFMPPLKARKMDRCSQFAVAAAGMALKEAGIDLKATAPERVGIALGSGFCGLANSAEFLSGYFTGGVEGLMPMLFPNTVPNAPASNASIEHGFTGPNVTVVQRFCSAESAFLLACRHIEEGRADVMLTGGADELIPILVRGFAALGQVRGTSAPFGEGCGMIVLESADHARRRGAVIRAAVDHLRTIGMLIPGHEQEGLELLCGPERNCSLVSLSGNAADMPGVMAAVGGIPTMDVGRAIGRSLAMGGTALATLIASLPAGARGLHMATSPEGPCFSIDILGGSPV
- a CDS encoding lipoprotein insertase outer membrane protein LolB produces the protein MKTLILKLLLLTTVLLTAACATTPLVLLDFQPGATVDTLSSSVSLSIQSSERGMSGHGYLVFRKPDQLHLVVLSPFGTTLMEAFSLGNKITLVYPSQMTAYVGNFDELPAQGGLQGWRLMRWVMEVDAPVDRQLNGTVERVGKLGFVEKVTFENGLVTSKVSPDGDQVYYEKYKVFNGVPVATVVEMRNTREDRFRLVLDEPEVNMPLEDSVLLPRLEGMKVVPLSEIKVP